The Acetivibrio saccincola genome window below encodes:
- a CDS encoding DUF3289 family protein: MESFDLPQEEYFNQQWALFNNGQEIKGVNGTQGIDINIQNAWDITYGGNDVIVAVIDTGVDIKHPDIEENIFINVNEELDSEDTDGNDLIDDKNGWDFVNNDNSVYDSSEHDFHGTHISGIVAASLNGEGIAGVAPNVKILPVKFMEGNTGRTSDAIKAIEYASSMGASIFNCSWGSLHYNQALKDVIEQTEGLFVCAAGNFGQNTEIEPVYPAAYDLGNIISVAAINNNGGLAPFSNYGESIDIAAPGVSIISTVPEGEYDYLSGTSVAVPHVAGVAALIKSMDNSLSTAEIKDRILGNVTKSQHLSGKVSTSGRLNAGAALLNEPPESNDDGSEEFVDEGQLTIEISSMKAEPGQEIEIPININNIPEEGISGFDFIVNYDKTEMTYKGFEAGSIINVASAKIEVAEVSRGLKILYIDESEECNQPLIQSGEVVRLTFELNSSFSGVTQTSFSSGWSFAKVGEDNRVYGIENVVFKSGIIFTGDNYSLRGWDTYVEPERINTMNVREDGIGDVSGDGLFNSIDYVLMDRYIQEIIDTFPVEDDYWAGDVTADGLINSNDYVAMNRVLTEVIDDFPKSRMLPTPPTNLQWTLNSQSEIVLTWGQSYCEESSFFEGYKIYVDGHEVGTTTALTYAITDIEGYMPIVTVTGYSVSPYQIVVESKPSNAAVIDLETDIIKLTKDVEIEGDLVYDRGVIDLNGHTLIVKGNLTLTSDPSDSQAYCTLNIGGGTLVVWGDFKMSEYSRLVMRNQNDYVLVNGNFETISKIDHKNNSEIEKGGDGAPCLTNGRFEVLRNFYQLIGNDMIGDPRNFATAENHTTILSGPDKQTIWFDRAVVQSNYEHSFFENLVITKPLEIGYELILIEKDSTKAWRNLIERFSYEPEEPEEVPNIPIQRHGIGVVSVYAKIYALGGYKDGVFYNVINEYDPLKGEWTGRQMSMQSARRNMGVVEIDNQIYILGGQSSNGYEGTIENFSVVTQTGNIINANGNMTPRAEMAVVASGNKIYVIGGYNSEGCSDVLEVYDIIDNEWSQGESMSVARRGAAAVVFDGNIYVIGGKNNSGEYLSTVEKYNIDSGQWETISAQLKYPRAYLGAEVINGKIYALGGFNGKSHLSVVEVFDPEKPEKGWVDSHNILRPIYDGGKHKKIPEPRSSFGTAVVYNQIYLIGGEDENGLMERSLKYVVGEMPGLRMYAGSITKNTVGDRILSGDFYESITDLSIDSPGVPINLQRTYNSMDKDEETFIGKGWRFNYDSYLEIKQNYGRVTASYLNVRTGPSTNYNSIGLAPRDSILNLEIENGHAKTYNGNWYKVYLSNGEYYVHKNYINIIPSGVEIKTEAGRSLVFDYDPDTGEYISSYGNYSKLFKSNDKYILVKNDMTKYEYTKSSGDNLYRLSVIKDKYENTLNVSGSLQNGIYRINEISDGAGRYLRFDYNDLEKTITATDNEGRTFEYKLNNDGQLQEVINEYGKGTRYTYYTSEDFTDDDPGNNVNDENLEKLSVNIGRLKNVEIQVEKEVNGTIVEEYQVILTNYYDQYERIYKQDDAYKKVKYWLFLDVNMDENAEPGTGSEVIGSVKRQFIDQNNVATTIEYSSFLKHPIKEEHPDGGIIEYEYEIKYNGAWTNITNIGMDEAIKIIGNKDTRYFVKDKYGYTTMREIDVNGNLVKETERYDASAVATVDAPYTEYSYDFNLVLDNLDQSKNNLIKVEEKKANNITDSKTEYVYDGVKLVMKKERIDLDDGKEVYAVTEYTYNPDHIIKGLVQTVTNPDGVITEFEYYTNGYLKAVKDQDGNETKYVYDGIGRVVEKTTQMGFKTIYQYKDEDENESRVKKIIVSDGKGRNSITLTEEDGYGNIIREVTPKQYEEGEEYETRYEYNLRNELVKKIEKLTTGDIYITRYEYDNAGNLQKEIKPNGDTYVTEYDKMNRIKKLTYKKGPNEDDGVVLEEYFYTMPERETGSNLKNNVIEKRVYYEDEQDKYITTKVIRDYKANTETIEEEGIEEPLVKEYSKNNKLMKEIRGDKITWYAYDGLGRITAKRTPIEKKNGEIYYTRTKYEYTPAGILKGEFTGLEKVPIVENPSTYIGKIYEYDNMGRLKEVFVQDAKYVYQGGQATPTVTVTKLSNYNYDDDGNLSEETIEVGNEVRITKYKNNHLGLPDVKYEFVWADEVYEIPDDETGAFAIVTEYEYDADGNTIKETTGAKKLNLGNDFEIIEEYGTEVIKKHQYDDYGRVIKTIEKGSIIPEGSSSSQPVVQDIITETEYDWEGRPVKVIDGRGNVTEYTYTYEDTGLVEKMVQTLNGESVVSVVYYDWAGRVIAEVSPDNYVAGADISQMNRTVYVYEENQLKEKRYMGDLTEFTSSSHPQKQTSNINMVIRKYEYDNYGNKIKEWDGVGYQDGYYIEYEYNLADMVTKVIDPEAAEIGRYTTRYEYDGLGRLTVETNLKGNTIANGHPKGIFYSKTAYDYDYLNNVTRKWVGRGTTDSFDPRQVGELIEENSYDILGNLISHIDGNGNTTKYKYNSLGELKEVKYPIDSTMEIDGTSAYRVNYEYDAARNLRRESDNYDKEILYEYDGTGRLQSKTSQKIDGTESITVGTRYDSNGNVRFEIDGRGNKTEYKYDELNKLIEKKQVVIKGSETIEHIESYTYDKNGNLMTTTNSVTRGGNTAVSTEENVYDEINRLIEKKDAYDVSIEKIIYDESNRQIYSFDALSQRTDYEYDKNGRLIKTIYPELSLEERRTESNTYDFAGNVMIKKDGENNKTTYVYDEFDRLDYVVDAIGQNTNYEYDLNGNMVKQEMFDVNGDLVLSTTYQYNASNLMTKKIDHNGSEDDSTTFEEYKYNAKGELRKKFGRNRYQILLFLGTEVTYEYDIHGRLMKEMATNPRYSRVEISYEYDANGNQIKMTDSTGETIRIYDELNRTISKNVGNISGEALYEYDIIVSDGNDYLTAEVSEDNRGNAVTKVYDKAGRLKYVVDDELVSGSSISNVDPTKLTEYSYYDNGARESISHPQFTEGSNTYRYKQFYTYYDDGLLRILLTRKMMITSSGETAVSQLERFDYRYDKAGNQIAKIEIVNGVLKGRTDFEYDGLNRLKKVIEPNGRETVYTFDAAGNRKTETITESGTTINKTYYYNDKNLLTKIEILGAETIEYDYDENGNQIKVSKVENGVTEVIAEYKYDSFNRLIEAITDTDTVTYAYNGEGRRIRKSTGQETINYLYEYDKVVLEVDGNGNQTARNLYGINLLMRDVDGESYYYMYNGHADVTALVNAATGEVAATYYYDAFGNILESTGDVNNNITYAGYQYDEETGLYYLNARMYDPKIARFLQEDTYRGDPNDPLSLNLYAYCAYNPIVYYDPTGHWIDEIEERYAYEYWKLEDYERLVLLGREWHILNQLYISYGSEKYLELRNKRHEEANLIRDKYKNVVIVFQSQRKKGLNSDGTIADDLKFNDFSREQLLDLSSSFEEQLKNASNPDYLFKKLEKRGKTNSMFSLEKVVLDMIDTFRKGDKEQYSNEVLTKKVKKHKRTKEYIKSIKKIVIEELQKHGGDVTKINYEKDTEYHDKIQDNVTQPYFNTMRNKATGLTMAINDTWSNNVIIREYEFDGETFKGILQFNIYDNFGLDSPDIEKHGQRSGFREWFMLQHYDGYEGKYKPFITVIQFDVEFSGRINK; encoded by the coding sequence TTGGAATCATTTGATTTGCCGCAGGAAGAGTATTTTAATCAGCAATGGGCACTTTTTAATAACGGACAAGAGATTAAAGGAGTTAACGGAACACAGGGTATAGATATAAACATTCAAAATGCATGGGATATTACTTATGGTGGAAATGATGTTATAGTTGCCGTTATAGATACCGGAGTTGATATTAAACATCCTGATATCGAAGAAAATATCTTTATAAATGTTAATGAAGAGTTAGACAGCGAAGATACAGATGGTAATGATTTAATAGATGATAAAAACGGGTGGGACTTTGTAAACAATGACAACAGTGTTTATGATTCTTCTGAACATGATTTTCATGGGACGCATATAAGCGGTATTGTTGCTGCTTCATTAAATGGAGAAGGAATAGCAGGTGTAGCTCCAAATGTAAAAATTCTTCCTGTTAAATTCATGGAAGGAAATACAGGAAGAACTTCAGATGCAATAAAAGCAATTGAATACGCATCCAGCATGGGAGCTTCAATTTTTAACTGTAGTTGGGGATCTTTACATTATAATCAGGCACTCAAGGATGTAATAGAACAAACAGAGGGGCTGTTTGTTTGTGCAGCAGGCAATTTTGGTCAAAATACAGAGATAGAGCCAGTATATCCGGCTGCCTACGATCTTGGTAATATAATTTCAGTTGCAGCTATAAATAATAATGGTGGATTAGCACCGTTTTCTAATTATGGAGAAAGTATAGATATTGCTGCACCAGGGGTTTCAATTATAAGTACAGTTCCAGAAGGTGAGTATGATTATCTTAGTGGAACATCAGTTGCAGTTCCTCATGTTGCAGGTGTAGCAGCACTTATAAAAAGCATGGATAATAGTTTAAGCACAGCGGAGATAAAAGATAGAATACTTGGTAATGTGACGAAATCGCAACATCTCTCTGGGAAAGTTTCTACTTCGGGGAGATTAAATGCAGGAGCAGCATTATTAAATGAACCACCTGAAAGTAATGATGATGGTAGTGAAGAATTTGTTGATGAAGGGCAGCTTACAATAGAAATATCCAGTATGAAGGCTGAGCCAGGTCAGGAAATAGAAATACCAATAAATATAAACAATATTCCTGAAGAAGGAATAAGCGGTTTTGATTTTATAGTAAATTATGATAAAACAGAAATGACATATAAAGGATTTGAGGCTGGAAGCATTATAAACGTTGCTTCTGCAAAGATAGAAGTTGCAGAAGTATCAAGAGGTCTAAAAATATTATATATAGATGAGTCAGAAGAATGTAATCAACCATTAATCCAATCAGGAGAAGTGGTTAGGCTAACATTTGAACTTAACAGTTCTTTTAGCGGAGTAACTCAGACAAGCTTTAGCAGTGGTTGGTCCTTTGCAAAAGTAGGAGAAGACAATAGAGTATATGGAATTGAAAATGTGGTATTTAAATCCGGAATTATTTTTACAGGGGATAATTATTCCTTAAGAGGATGGGATACATATGTTGAGCCTGAAAGAATAAACACTATGAATGTCAGGGAAGATGGAATAGGAGATGTAAGTGGAGACGGTCTTTTTAATAGTATAGATTATGTTTTGATGGACAGATATATACAGGAAATAATAGATACATTTCCTGTAGAAGATGATTATTGGGCAGGTGATGTAACTGCTGATGGATTAATAAACTCTAATGACTATGTAGCAATGAACAGGGTGTTAACGGAAGTAATAGATGATTTTCCAAAATCACGTATGCTTCCTACACCCCCTACAAATCTTCAATGGACTTTGAATAGTCAATCAGAGATAGTATTAACATGGGGACAATCTTATTGCGAGGAAAGCAGTTTTTTTGAAGGATATAAAATATATGTAGATGGTCATGAAGTTGGAACTACAACAGCGCTTACATATGCAATTACAGATATTGAAGGCTATATGCCAATTGTTACTGTAACAGGATATAGTGTAAGTCCGTATCAAATAGTGGTTGAGTCCAAACCTAGTAATGCAGCAGTAATTGATTTGGAAACTGATATAATAAAATTAACTAAAGATGTTGAAATAGAAGGTGACTTGGTCTATGACAGGGGAGTTATAGATCTAAATGGCCATACACTTATTGTAAAAGGAAATCTTACATTAACGTCAGATCCTTCAGATTCTCAAGCATATTGTACACTCAATATAGGTGGAGGCACATTGGTGGTATGGGGAGATTTTAAAATGTCTGAGTATAGCAGACTTGTTATGAGAAACCAAAATGACTATGTTCTGGTTAATGGTAATTTTGAAACTATATCAAAGATAGACCATAAAAATAATTCAGAAATTGAAAAGGGTGGAGATGGTGCCCCATGTCTTACCAACGGCAGATTTGAGGTGCTTAGAAATTTTTATCAGTTAATAGGTAATGATATGATTGGTGATCCTCGAAATTTTGCTACCGCTGAAAATCATACAACAATTTTAAGTGGTCCTGATAAACAAACAATATGGTTTGACAGAGCAGTTGTACAGAGTAATTATGAACATTCATTTTTTGAAAATCTTGTTATTACTAAGCCACTTGAAATAGGATATGAACTTATATTGATAGAGAAGGATTCAACAAAAGCGTGGAGAAATTTAATAGAAAGGTTTTCCTATGAGCCTGAAGAACCTGAAGAAGTGCCTAATATACCTATACAAAGGCATGGTATAGGAGTTGTGTCCGTTTATGCAAAAATATATGCTTTAGGTGGATATAAGGACGGTGTATTTTATAACGTTATAAATGAATATGACCCTCTTAAAGGAGAATGGACCGGCAGGCAAATGAGCATGCAGAGTGCAAGAAGAAATATGGGAGTTGTTGAAATTGATAATCAGATATATATTTTAGGTGGTCAAAGCAGTAATGGTTATGAAGGAACCATTGAAAATTTTTCAGTAGTAACACAGACAGGAAACATAATTAATGCCAATGGAAATATGACACCCAGAGCGGAGATGGCAGTAGTAGCTTCGGGAAATAAAATATATGTGATAGGTGGATATAACAGTGAGGGCTGCAGTGATGTTTTGGAAGTATACGACATTATTGACAATGAGTGGAGTCAAGGAGAAAGTATGTCAGTTGCAAGACGTGGAGCTGCAGCAGTTGTGTTTGATGGAAATATATATGTCATTGGAGGTAAAAATAATTCAGGAGAATATTTATCCACAGTTGAAAAATATAATATTGATTCGGGTCAATGGGAAACTATAAGTGCTCAGTTAAAATATCCAAGAGCTTATTTGGGTGCCGAAGTTATAAACGGTAAAATATATGCACTTGGAGGATTTAACGGCAAATCTCATTTATCTGTTGTAGAGGTATTTGATCCTGAAAAGCCTGAAAAAGGATGGGTAGATTCCCATAATATACTAAGACCGATATATGATGGTGGTAAACACAAAAAAATTCCTGAACCAAGGAGTTCATTTGGAACAGCAGTGGTTTATAATCAAATATACTTAATTGGTGGAGAAGATGAAAATGGACTTATGGAAAGATCACTAAAATATGTTGTTGGTGAAATGCCGGGATTAAGGATGTATGCCGGTTCAATAACAAAAAATACCGTGGGCGACAGGATTTTGTCGGGTGATTTTTATGAAAGTATAACTGATTTGAGCATAGATTCACCAGGTGTACCGATTAATTTACAAAGAACATATAATTCAATGGACAAGGATGAAGAGACATTTATAGGAAAAGGCTGGAGATTCAATTACGATTCCTATTTAGAAATTAAACAAAATTATGGGCGGGTTACAGCATCTTATTTAAATGTCAGAACCGGACCTAGTACAAATTATAATTCAATAGGACTTGCACCAAGGGATTCTATATTAAATCTTGAAATTGAAAACGGTCATGCTAAAACATATAATGGAAACTGGTATAAAGTATATTTATCAAACGGTGAGTATTACGTACATAAAAATTATATTAATATTATTCCATCAGGTGTTGAGATAAAAACAGAAGCCGGAAGGAGTTTGGTGTTTGATTATGATCCTGATACCGGTGAATACATATCCTCATATGGAAATTATAGCAAACTTTTCAAAAGTAATGATAAATATATTTTGGTTAAAAATGATATGACAAAGTATGAATATACAAAAAGTTCAGGAGACAACTTGTACAGATTGTCGGTAATTAAGGATAAGTATGAAAATACACTGAATGTAAGTGGAAGTTTGCAAAATGGAATATACAGGATTAACGAAATAAGTGATGGAGCAGGAAGGTATTTGAGATTTGATTATAATGATTTGGAGAAAACCATAACAGCAACAGATAATGAAGGTAGGACATTTGAATACAAATTAAATAATGATGGACAGCTTCAAGAAGTTATAAATGAATACGGAAAGGGAACAAGATATACTTATTATACTTCTGAGGATTTTACTGATGATGATCCAGGTAATAATGTTAATGATGAGAATTTAGAGAAACTAAGTGTTAATATAGGAAGATTGAAAAATGTAGAAATACAGGTGGAAAAAGAGGTTAACGGTACAATTGTAGAGGAGTACCAGGTGATATTAACAAATTATTATGATCAGTACGAAAGAATATATAAACAAGATGATGCATACAAGAAAGTAAAATACTGGCTCTTCTTAGATGTAAATATGGATGAGAATGCTGAACCTGGCACAGGAAGTGAAGTAATAGGCTCTGTAAAGAGGCAGTTTATAGACCAAAATAACGTAGCTACAACTATAGAATATAGCAGCTTTTTAAAACATCCCATAAAAGAGGAACACCCGGATGGTGGTATAATTGAGTATGAATACGAGATAAAATACAATGGTGCTTGGACAAATATAACAAACATTGGCATGGATGAAGCTATAAAAATAATAGGAAATAAAGATACAAGATATTTTGTAAAAGATAAATACGGCTATACTACTATGCGTGAAATTGATGTAAACGGAAATCTTGTAAAAGAAACCGAACGCTATGATGCAAGTGCGGTAGCAACTGTAGATGCACCTTATACTGAATATTCATATGATTTTAACTTGGTTCTAGATAATTTGGATCAAAGTAAAAACAACCTTATAAAAGTAGAAGAGAAAAAAGCAAATAATATAACAGATTCTAAAACAGAATACGTATATGACGGAGTAAAATTAGTTATGAAAAAAGAACGAATTGACCTTGATGATGGAAAAGAAGTTTATGCTGTAACTGAATATACATACAACCCTGACCATATTATAAAAGGACTTGTACAAACAGTTACAAATCCAGATGGAGTAATTACCGAATTTGAATATTATACGAATGGATATTTAAAAGCAGTAAAGGATCAAGATGGAAATGAAACAAAATATGTTTACGATGGTATTGGAAGAGTTGTAGAGAAGACTACACAGATGGGCTTTAAAACAATCTATCAATATAAAGATGAGGATGAGAATGAAAGCAGGGTGAAAAAAATAATAGTAAGTGATGGAAAGGGAAGGAACAGCATAACATTGACAGAGGAAGATGGTTACGGAAACATAATAAGAGAGGTAACACCTAAGCAGTATGAAGAAGGTGAGGAATATGAAACAAGATATGAATACAATTTAAGAAATGAGCTTGTAAAGAAGATTGAAAAATTAACAACCGGAGATATATATATTACGAGATATGAATATGACAATGCAGGAAATTTACAAAAAGAGATAAAGCCTAATGGAGATACCTACGTAACTGAATATGATAAAATGAATAGGATCAAGAAACTTACTTATAAAAAAGGTCCAAATGAAGATGACGGTGTTGTACTGGAAGAGTACTTTTATACCATGCCTGAACGTGAAACAGGAAGTAATTTAAAAAACAATGTGATTGAGAAGAGAGTTTATTATGAGGATGAACAGGATAAATACATAACTACAAAAGTAATAAGGGACTATAAAGCAAACACAGAAACAATTGAAGAAGAGGGTATAGAAGAACCCCTTGTAAAGGAGTATTCTAAAAATAATAAATTAATGAAAGAAATAAGAGGAGATAAAATTACTTGGTATGCCTATGATGGTTTAGGAAGAATAACTGCAAAGAGAACTCCAATTGAAAAGAAAAACGGTGAGATATACTACACCAGGACAAAATATGAATACACTCCTGCAGGAATTTTAAAGGGAGAATTTACTGGACTGGAAAAAGTACCGATAGTTGAAAACCCATCAACATATATTGGAAAAATTTATGAATACGATAATATGGGAAGATTAAAAGAGGTATTCGTCCAAGATGCAAAATATGTATATCAGGGTGGACAAGCTACTCCAACTGTTACAGTGACGAAGCTTTCCAATTATAATTATGATGATGATGGTAATTTGAGTGAAGAGACTATAGAGGTTGGAAATGAAGTTAGAATTACTAAATATAAAAACAACCATTTGGGATTGCCTGATGTTAAGTATGAATTTGTATGGGCAGATGAAGTTTACGAAATACCTGATGACGAGACAGGAGCATTTGCCATAGTTACAGAATATGAATATGATGCTGATGGAAATACAATAAAAGAAACAACAGGGGCTAAAAAGCTAAATCTAGGAAATGATTTTGAAATAATTGAAGAATATGGAACTGAAGTAATAAAAAAACATCAATATGATGACTATGGCAGAGTCATAAAGACAATTGAAAAAGGAAGTATTATCCCTGAAGGAAGCAGTAGTTCACAGCCGGTTGTTCAGGATATAATAACAGAAACAGAGTATGATTGGGAAGGAAGACCTGTAAAAGTTATAGACGGAAGAGGAAATGTGACAGAATACACATATACATATGAAGATACCGGGCTTGTTGAAAAGATGGTACAGACCCTGAACGGGGAAAGTGTAGTAAGTGTGGTATATTACGACTGGGCAGGAAGAGTTATTGCAGAAGTGTCACCTGATAATTACGTTGCAGGGGCAGATATAAGCCAAATGAACAGAACTGTATATGTGTATGAAGAAAATCAGTTAAAAGAAAAAAGATATATGGGTGATTTAACTGAGTTTACTTCAAGTTCACATCCACAAAAACAGACATCAAATATAAACATGGTAATAAGAAAATATGAATATGATAACTATGGTAACAAGATAAAAGAATGGGACGGAGTAGGATATCAGGATGGATACTATATAGAATATGAGTACAATCTTGCAGACATGGTTACAAAAGTTATTGACCCTGAAGCAGCTGAGATTGGGAGATATACAACAAGATATGAGTATGATGGGCTAGGAAGGTTAACAGTTGAAACAAATCTTAAAGGCAATACGATTGCAAATGGTCATCCGAAGGGAATATTCTATTCAAAAACAGCATATGATTATGACTATTTGAATAACGTGACTAGAAAATGGGTAGGAAGAGGAACAACAGATTCTTTTGATCCAAGACAGGTCGGGGAACTTATAGAAGAAAATTCATACGATATTTTGGGTAATTTGATATCTCACATTGACGGAAATGGCAATACAACAAAATATAAATACAATTCATTAGGCGAATTGAAAGAAGTAAAATATCCAATTGACAGCACAATGGAAATAGATGGTACTTCAGCATATAGGGTAAATTATGAATATGATGCTGCGAGGAATTTAAGAAGAGAAAGTGACAATTACGACAAAGAGATTTTATATGAATATGATGGTACAGGAAGACTTCAATCTAAAACTTCACAAAAAATTGACGGAACGGAATCTATAACGGTTGGTACACGGTATGACTCAAATGGAAATGTAAGGTTTGAAATTGACGGAAGAGGAAATAAGACAGAGTATAAATATGATGAATTAAACAAGCTTATAGAAAAGAAACAAGTGGTAATAAAGGGTAGCGAAACAATAGAGCATATTGAAAGCTATACATATGATAAAAATGGAAATCTAATGACAACTACAAATTCAGTGACAAGAGGCGGGAACACGGCTGTAAGCACTGAAGAAAATGTATATGATGAAATTAACAGGCTTATAGAGAAAAAAGATGCTTATGATGTGTCAATTGAAAAAATCATATATGATGAAAGTAATCGTCAAATATATTCATTTGATGCATTGAGCCAAAGAACAGATTATGAATATGACAAAAACGGTAGACTTATAAAAACAATATATCCGGAACTTTCACTTGAAGAAAGACGAACAGAGAGCAATACATATGATTTTGCAGGAAATGTAATGATTAAAAAAGATGGTGAAAATAATAAGACAACATATGTATATGATGAATTTGACAGACTTGACTATGTAGTTGATGCAATAGGTCAAAATACAAACTATGAATATGATTTAAACGGTAACATGGTAAAACAAGAGATGTTTGATGTTAATGGAGATTTAGTTCTTTCAACAACGTATCAATATAATGCATCAAATCTTATGACAAAGAAGATAGATCACAATGGAAGTGAAGATGACAGTACAACTTTTGAAGAGTATAAATATAATGCAAAAGGAGAGCTTCGTAAAAAGTTTGGAAGAAACAGATATCAAATTCTTCTTTTCTTGGGCACGGAAGTTACATATGAATATGATATTCATGGAAGACTTATGAAAGAGATGGCAACTAACCCACGATATTCGAGAGTAGAAATATCATATGAATACGATGCCAACGGAAACCAAATAAAAATGACTGACAGCACAGGGGAAACAATACGTATTTATGATGAATTAAACAGAACAATAAGTAAAAATGTAGGAAATATAAGTGGCGAAGCCTTGTATGAATATGATATAATTGTATCTGATGGAAATGATTATTTAACTGCAGAAGTGAGTGAGGATAACAGAGGAAATGCAGTAACAAAGGTATATGATAAGGCAGGGAGGTTGAAATATGTAGTAGATGATGAGTTGGTATCAGGTTCATCAATATCTAATGTGGATCCTACAAAACTAACAGAATATAGTTATTATGACAATGGAGCAAGAGAGAGCATAAGTCATCCTCAATTTACTGAAGGGTCTAATACATATAGATATAAGCAGTTTTACACATATTACGACGATGGTCTGTTGCGTATATTATTAACTCGCAAGATGATGATAACAAGTAGTGGAGAAACAGCAGTATCTCAATTAGAAAGATTTGACTATCGTTACGATAAAGCAGGTAATCAGATTGCAAAGATTGAAATTGTAAATGGAGTGTTAAAGGGCAGAACAGATTTTGAGTATGACGGGTTAAACAGACTAAAGAAGGTAATAGAGCCAAATGGAAGAGAAACTGTATATACCTTTGATGCAGCAGGGAATAGAAAAACAGAAACAATAACAGAATCTGGCACAACAATTAATAAAACTTATTACTACAACGACAAAAACTTATTGACAAAAATAGAAATACTAGGAGCAGAAACAATAGAATATGATTACGATGAGAATGGAAATCAAATAAAAGTAAGTAAGGTAGAAAACGGAGTTACAGAAGTTATTGCAGAGTATAAATACGATTCATTTAACAGGCTTATAGAAGCAATTACAGATACAGATACGGTAACATATGCGTATAACGGTGAAGGAAGGAGAATAAGAAAGAGTACAGGACAAGAGACAATAAACTATCTTTATGAGTATGACAAAGTAGTACTTGAAGTAGACGGAAACGGAAATCAGACAGCAAGGAACTTATATGGAATTAATCTGCTGATGAGAGATGTTGACGGTGAGTCATACTACTACATGTACAACGGACATGCAGACGTGACAGCATTGGTTAATGCGGCAACGGGAGAAGTGGCAGCAACATACTACTACGATGCATTTGGAAATATATTAGAATCTACAGGAGATGTAAACAACAATATAACTTATGCAGGATATCAGTATGATGAAGAGACAGGGCTGTATTATCTCAATGCAAGAATGTATGATCCAAAGATAGCAAGGTTCTTACAGGAGGATACATACAGGGGAGACCCAAATGATCCGTTGTCACTTAACTTGTATGCTTACTGTGCTTATAATCCTATTGTTTACTACGACCCAACAGGGCACTGGATAGATGAAATAGAAGAAAGATATGCCTATGAATATTGGAAATTAGAGGATTACGAAAGACTTGTTTTATTAGGTAGAGAATGGCATATTTTGAATCAACTTTATATCAGTTATGGATCAGAAAAATATTTAGAATTAAGGAATAAAAGACACGAAGAGGCAAATCTTATACGTGATAAGTATAAAAATGTAGTAATAGTATTCCAATCTCAAAGAAAGAAAGGTTTAAATTCTGATGGTACTATTGCTGATGATTTGAAATTTAACGATTTTAGTAGAGAACAACTTCTTGATCTTTCATCTTCATTTGAAGAACAGCTAAAAAATGCTAGTAATCCTGATTATTTATTCAAGAAACTTGAAAAAAGGGGAAAAACAAATTCAATGTTTTCCTTAGAAAAAGTGGTTTTAGATATGATAGACACATTTAGAAAAGGTGACAAAGAACAATATTCAAATGAAGTTCTTACAAAGAAAGTAAAGAAACATAAAAGAACAAAAGAATATATAAAATCAATAAAAAAGATAGTTATTGAAGAATTACAAAAACATGGAGGGGATGTAACTAAGATAAACTATGAAAAAGATACAGAGTATCATGATAAGATTCAAGATAACGTGACGCAACCATATTTCAATACAATGCGGAATAAAGCAACAGGGCTAACTATGGCTATAAATGATACTTGGTCAAATAATGTAATAATTAGAGAGTATGAATTTGATGGTGAAACATTTAAAGGAATTTTACAATTCAATATTTATGATAATTTTGGGCTTGATTCTCCTGATATTGAAAAACACGGTCAAAGGTCCGGGTTTAGAGAATGGTTTATGTTACAGCACTATGATGGTTATGAAGGAAAGTATAAGCCATTTATTACAGTAATTCAATTTGATGTTGAATTTAGTGGGAGGATAAATAAATGA
- the tnpA gene encoding IS66 family insertion sequence element accessory protein TnpA, which translates to MNQIETNEYWKDILEKFSKYEGTISGFCREYDVNIHRLYYQRKKLRKKNESIFDSVNLL; encoded by the coding sequence TTGAATCAAATAGAGACAAATGAATATTGGAAGGATATTTTAGAAAAATTCTCAAAATATGAAGGAACAATATCTGGTTTTTGTAGAGAGTATGATGTAAATATCCATAGGTTATATTATCAAAGAAAAAAACTAAGGAAGAAAAACGAATCAATATTTGATAGTGTCAATTTGTTGTAG